One segment of Triticum aestivum cultivar Chinese Spring chromosome 2A, IWGSC CS RefSeq v2.1, whole genome shotgun sequence DNA contains the following:
- the LOC123189999 gene encoding uncharacterized protein isoform X1, whose product MAAAVFTPSHHGCRSTHGRSSKLQAWMDGFRKVSFLPGWSELQIPSGPPEPAVSASSSPPPLGITSSPNASSAPSDRPQREIGHGGNKTARRCAFLQHIRRKKKQYEVPVCIKLLSLIFCRISSFYGTVHGDYLQGLCPLQVDYLIGRAKYNRRSSSAATRQTPSKKDLPLSLLMVNYHGTYLMRFVKFYQSGGYSIPRFMIWHK is encoded by the exons ATGGCGGCCGCGGTCTTCACCCCCAGCCACCATGGCTGCAGATCCACCCACGGCCGGTCGTCTAAGCTTCAAGCATGGATGGATGGATTCAGGAAGGTATCCTTCCTCCCTGGGTGGAGCGAGCTGCAGATCCCGTCCGGCCCTCCGGAACCGGCCgtctccgcctcctcctcgccgccgccgctggggATCACGTCTTCACCAAACGCGAGCTCCGCCCCATCCGACCGACCGCAAAGGG AGATAGGACATGGCGGAAACAAAACTGCACGGCGATGTGCATTTCTGCAACACATCAG ACGGAAGAAAAAGCAATATGAAGTTCCTGTCTGCATCAAACTGCTTTCACTTATATTCTGCCGAATTTCTTCCTTCTATGGGACTGTACACGGGGATTATCTACAAGGGTTATGTCCTTTGCAGGTAGATTATCTTATAGGACGGGCGAAATACAACAGAAGAAGCTCCTCCGCTGCTACTCGCCAAACTCCAAGCAAAAAGGACCTTCCACTTTCCTTGCTAATG GTAAATTACCATGGTACCTATCTAATGCGATTTGTAAAGTTTTACCAATCTG GAGGATATTCAATACCAAGATTTATGATTTGGCATAAGTGA
- the LOC123189999 gene encoding uncharacterized protein isoform X2 produces the protein MAAAVFTPSHHGCRSTHGRSSKLQAWMDGFRKVSFLPGWSELQIPSGPPEPAVSASSSPPPLGITSSPNASSAPSDRPQREIGHGGNKTARRCAFLQHIRRKKKQYEVPVCIKLLSLIFCRISSFYGTVHGDYLQGLCPLQVDYLIGRAKYNRRSSSAATRQTPSKKDLPLSLLMVSNSKMSKRRIFNTKIYDLA, from the exons ATGGCGGCCGCGGTCTTCACCCCCAGCCACCATGGCTGCAGATCCACCCACGGCCGGTCGTCTAAGCTTCAAGCATGGATGGATGGATTCAGGAAGGTATCCTTCCTCCCTGGGTGGAGCGAGCTGCAGATCCCGTCCGGCCCTCCGGAACCGGCCgtctccgcctcctcctcgccgccgccgctggggATCACGTCTTCACCAAACGCGAGCTCCGCCCCATCCGACCGACCGCAAAGGG AGATAGGACATGGCGGAAACAAAACTGCACGGCGATGTGCATTTCTGCAACACATCAG ACGGAAGAAAAAGCAATATGAAGTTCCTGTCTGCATCAAACTGCTTTCACTTATATTCTGCCGAATTTCTTCCTTCTATGGGACTGTACACGGGGATTATCTACAAGGGTTATGTCCTTTGCAGGTAGATTATCTTATAGGACGGGCGAAATACAACAGAAGAAGCTCCTCCGCTGCTACTCGCCAAACTCCAAGCAAAAAGGACCTTCCACTTTCCTTGCTAATGGTGAGCAACTCAAAGATGTCTAAAAG GAGGATATTCAATACCAAGATTTATGATTTGGCATAA